One genomic window of Acidovorax radicis includes the following:
- a CDS encoding ComF family protein produces the protein MLFNGLPRISRWMHAVAGRVPSQCSVCHAWPSQRICNACVARFAQPTARCQRCALHVPSGVAVCGACLRKPPSFDACLAAVDYAFPWADVLADFKFRADPGLARTLSVVLRSTPWVEPAIEAADRLLPVPLSTDRLRARGFNQSALLAHHLAAHKADPHTLLRLHATEAQSSLPRAQRLRNLHGAFAVEPARAAALRGQHVLLLDDVMTTGATAHAATQALREAGVAQVTVVVLARTAVDGTG, from the coding sequence ATGCTTTTCAACGGTTTGCCAAGGATTTCGCGCTGGATGCATGCTGTGGCGGGCCGCGTTCCCAGCCAGTGCTCTGTCTGCCATGCCTGGCCATCGCAGCGGATCTGCAATGCCTGCGTGGCGCGTTTCGCACAGCCGACCGCCCGTTGCCAGCGCTGCGCGCTGCACGTGCCTTCGGGCGTGGCGGTATGCGGAGCCTGTCTGCGCAAGCCGCCGAGCTTCGACGCTTGCCTGGCGGCCGTGGACTACGCCTTCCCATGGGCCGATGTGCTGGCGGACTTCAAGTTCCGAGCGGACCCAGGGCTGGCCCGCACGCTGTCTGTCGTGCTGCGCAGCACCCCTTGGGTAGAGCCCGCCATCGAGGCGGCAGACCGGCTGCTGCCCGTGCCGCTGTCCACCGACCGGTTGCGTGCGCGGGGTTTCAACCAATCTGCCTTGCTGGCACACCACCTGGCCGCCCACAAAGCCGACCCACACACCCTGCTGCGCCTGCATGCCACCGAAGCGCAAAGCAGTCTGCCGCGCGCACAGCGGCTGCGCAATCTGCACGGCGCCTTCGCGGTGGAACCCGCACGGGCAGCCGCCCTGCGCGGCCAGCATGTCTTGCTGCTCGACGATGTCATGACCACCGGCGCGACCGCGCATGCGGCGACCCAGGCCTTGCGCGAGGCGGGGGTGGCGCAAGTCACGGTGGTGGTACTGGCACGCACGGCCGTCGATGGCACAGGTTGA
- a CDS encoding biotin synthase, with product MSSEHPPTVDPVAAARWHAAAPVLSPWLHEEVARRMEDRLQWLRQAPDAWCHWDAVRGGLQAHALVSARYPGARSQVFETAARCESLARQSLATPWWKPARWTGGSVQFGPPADASAQMLWANMALHMAADPQALIGQWHRALAVDGYLMFSCLGPDTLQELHAVYAALGWPPAGHAFTDMHDWGDMLLHAGFAEPVMDMERITLTFATPERLVQELRELGCNLHPDRFPSLRGRRWRDMLYQALGDHLASSQHGGQLALTFEIIYGHAFKPAPRVRVSSSSAVSLQDMRTMLRNGGKEG from the coding sequence ATGTCCTCTGAGCACCCTCCCACCGTTGATCCTGTTGCTGCGGCCCGTTGGCACGCTGCTGCCCCTGTTTTGTCACCCTGGCTCCACGAGGAGGTGGCTCGGCGCATGGAGGACCGTTTGCAGTGGTTGCGACAGGCGCCAGATGCTTGGTGCCATTGGGATGCTGTGCGGGGCGGGCTGCAGGCGCATGCGCTTGTGAGTGCTCGCTATCCAGGTGCAAGGTCTCAAGTTTTCGAGACCGCTGCGCGGTGTGAATCCTTGGCCCGCCAGTCGCTTGCAACGCCGTGGTGGAAGCCGGCCCGCTGGACGGGAGGCAGTGTGCAGTTTGGGCCGCCTGCCGACGCCAGTGCGCAAATGCTCTGGGCCAATATGGCGTTGCACATGGCGGCAGATCCGCAGGCCTTGATCGGGCAGTGGCATCGCGCCTTGGCGGTAGACGGCTATTTGATGTTTTCGTGCCTCGGGCCCGATACGCTGCAGGAGCTCCATGCGGTCTATGCCGCGCTGGGGTGGCCTCCTGCGGGCCATGCATTCACCGACATGCACGATTGGGGTGACATGCTGCTGCACGCAGGGTTTGCCGAGCCGGTCATGGACATGGAGCGCATCACCCTCACGTTTGCCACGCCCGAGCGCCTCGTCCAGGAGCTGCGTGAGCTCGGCTGCAATCTGCACCCTGATCGCTTTCCCTCATTGCGCGGCCGGCGTTGGCGAGACATGCTCTACCAGGCGTTGGGCGATCACTTGGCCAGCTCGCAGCACGGGGGTCAGTTGGCACTGACGTTTGAGATCATTTATGGCCACGCTTTCAAGCCAGCGCCGCGTGTCCGTGTGAGCTCCAGCAGTGCCGTTTCGCTACAAGACATGCGCACCATGTTGCGCAATGGCGGAAAAGAAGGTTAG
- a CDS encoding DUF2244 domain-containing protein → MMGLVFRFATVSGQRIDWRLVRNCSVTPAQMGWIYVSLCAVSLGIAAFFWMLGARLVMPFAWLEILVLGVAFATYGRHAADGERISLQGSRLVVELETAGKLKRAEFDRGRVCVEPKTGDRSLIKLSAQGRSVEVGRYIRPELRSALASEIRMALRAT, encoded by the coding sequence GTGATGGGCTTGGTTTTTCGTTTTGCAACGGTGTCGGGTCAGCGCATTGACTGGCGTCTAGTCCGCAACTGTTCGGTAACTCCGGCGCAAATGGGCTGGATCTATGTGTCCTTGTGCGCGGTGTCTCTTGGGATCGCGGCGTTCTTCTGGATGCTCGGGGCCCGTTTGGTGATGCCGTTTGCATGGCTCGAGATCTTGGTTTTGGGAGTTGCTTTTGCAACATACGGCCGCCATGCGGCGGATGGTGAGAGGATTTCACTGCAGGGCTCACGCCTCGTGGTGGAACTGGAGACTGCAGGCAAGCTCAAGCGTGCTGAATTTGACCGGGGCCGGGTGTGCGTAGAGCCCAAAACCGGTGATCGCTCGCTGATCAAGTTGTCTGCGCAGGGTCGTTCGGTAGAGGTGGGGCGTTATATACGCCCTGAACTCCGGTCGGCTCTGGCGTCGGAGATCCGCATGGCCTTGCGTGCAACCTGA
- the coxB gene encoding cytochrome c oxidase subunit II, with protein MKSISNKLASLLLIAGAWVGSAAHAVQDLPGGPAVNQLNLAPAVTKIAEEQQFLHWMMLVICTVIFVAVFSVMFYSIWKHRRSRGAKAANFHESVTVEVIWTIVPFVIVIMMALPATKVLVAQKDTTNADLTIKTTGYQWKWGYDYLNGEGEGLAFISTLDSSHRAMSDSGNVKNAPDNYLLKVDNPMVVPVNKKIRIITTANDVIHAFMVPAFGIKQDAIPGFVRDTWFRAEKIGDYYGQCAELCGKEHAYMPIHVKVVSAEDYTAWVGDQKKKAATKLDDPTKVWALDDILKRGEKVYAANCAACHQANGKGAGPIKPLDGAAVVLDADHSKQINVLLKGQNNGAMPSWAQLSDTDIAAVVTYSKNNWSNKTGQLVQPSEVVALRGK; from the coding sequence ATGAAGAGCATTTCCAACAAGCTGGCTTCTCTGCTGCTGATTGCCGGTGCATGGGTGGGCTCTGCGGCCCATGCCGTTCAAGACCTGCCTGGTGGCCCTGCAGTCAACCAGTTGAACTTGGCGCCAGCTGTTACCAAGATCGCAGAAGAGCAGCAATTCCTGCACTGGATGATGCTGGTCATCTGCACCGTGATCTTTGTGGCAGTGTTCTCCGTAATGTTCTATTCGATCTGGAAGCATCGCCGCTCCAGGGGGGCGAAGGCAGCCAATTTCCATGAGTCGGTGACAGTGGAAGTGATCTGGACGATCGTTCCCTTCGTCATCGTGATCATGATGGCTCTGCCAGCCACCAAGGTGCTGGTAGCCCAGAAGGACACTACCAACGCGGATCTGACCATCAAGACCACGGGTTACCAGTGGAAGTGGGGTTACGACTACCTCAATGGTGAAGGCGAGGGCCTGGCTTTCATTTCTACCCTGGACAGCAGCCACCGGGCCATGTCTGACAGTGGCAACGTCAAGAACGCTCCCGACAACTACCTGCTCAAGGTGGACAACCCGATGGTGGTGCCGGTCAACAAGAAGATCCGCATCATCACAACCGCCAACGATGTGATCCACGCCTTCATGGTGCCCGCTTTCGGCATCAAGCAGGATGCGATCCCTGGGTTTGTGCGCGACACCTGGTTCCGTGCCGAGAAAATCGGCGATTACTACGGCCAGTGCGCCGAGCTGTGCGGCAAGGAACACGCCTACATGCCGATCCATGTGAAGGTGGTGTCTGCCGAGGACTACACCGCATGGGTGGGTGATCAGAAGAAAAAGGCCGCCACCAAGCTCGACGACCCCACGAAGGTCTGGGCGCTGGATGACATCCTGAAGCGGGGTGAGAAGGTCTATGCAGCGAATTGCGCCGCCTGCCACCAAGCCAATGGCAAGGGCGCTGGCCCCATCAAGCCGCTGGACGGTGCCGCCGTGGTTCTGGATGCAGACCATTCCAAACAGATTAACGTTCTGCTCAAGGGGCAAAACAACGGTGCCATGCCTTCGTGGGCGCAACTGAGCGACACCGATATTGCTGCCGTGGTTACCTACAGCAAGAACAACTGGTCCAACAAGACGGGTCAGCTGGTGCAGCCATCTGAAGTCGTAGCCCTGCGTGGCAAGTAA
- the ctaD gene encoding cytochrome c oxidase subunit I, with protein MSAVLDNHGHAGDHAHDGHDHHHGPTGWRRWVFATNHKDIGTLYLLFSFTMLMIGGVLALLIRAELFQPGLQLVNPELFNQLTTMHGLIMVFGAIMPAFVGFANWMIPLQIGASDMAFARMNNFSFWLMIPAALTLVSSFFMPGGAPAAGWTLYAPLTLQMGPSMDAGIFAMHILGASSIMGSINIIVTVLNMRAPGMTLMKMPMFAWTWLITAYLLIAVMPVLAGAITMTLTDRHFGTSFFNPAGGGDPVMYQHIFWFFGHPEVYIMILPAFGIISQIVPAFARKKLFGYASMVYATSSIAILSFIVWAHHMFTTGMPVTGQLFFMYATMLISVPTAVKIFNWVATMWRGSMTFETPMLFAVGFIFVFTIGGFTGLILAMAPIDIQLQDTYYVVAHFHYVLVAGSLFSMFAGVYYWLPKWTGVMYSETRGQIHFWTSLIFFNVTFFPMHFLGLAGMPRRYADYPMQFADFNAVASIGAFGFGLAQVYFFIAVVLPAMRGIGPKAPQKPWDGAEGLEWEVPSPAPFHTFENPPKLDATATRVIG; from the coding sequence ATGAGCGCAGTTCTCGACAACCACGGGCACGCTGGCGACCACGCACACGACGGCCACGACCACCATCACGGCCCCACTGGCTGGCGCCGCTGGGTGTTTGCCACCAACCACAAAGACATCGGTACGCTGTACCTGCTGTTTTCGTTCACGATGCTGATGATTGGCGGCGTTTTGGCGCTGCTGATTCGTGCCGAACTTTTTCAGCCCGGCCTGCAACTGGTGAACCCTGAGCTGTTCAATCAGCTGACCACCATGCACGGCCTCATCATGGTGTTTGGCGCCATCATGCCGGCCTTCGTGGGCTTTGCGAACTGGATGATTCCACTGCAGATCGGCGCGTCCGATATGGCCTTTGCGCGGATGAATAACTTCAGCTTCTGGCTGATGATCCCCGCCGCACTGACCCTGGTGAGTTCGTTCTTCATGCCCGGTGGCGCACCCGCAGCCGGTTGGACGCTGTATGCACCGCTCACGCTGCAGATGGGCCCCTCCATGGATGCTGGCATCTTTGCGATGCACATCCTGGGTGCCAGCTCCATCATGGGTTCGATCAACATCATCGTGACCGTTCTCAACATGCGTGCCCCTGGCATGACACTGATGAAGATGCCGATGTTTGCCTGGACCTGGCTCATCACTGCCTACCTGTTGATCGCCGTGATGCCAGTCCTGGCCGGTGCCATCACCATGACGCTGACAGACCGCCACTTTGGTACCAGCTTCTTCAACCCCGCCGGTGGCGGTGATCCGGTGATGTACCAGCATATCTTCTGGTTCTTCGGTCACCCCGAGGTGTACATCATGATCTTGCCGGCCTTCGGCATCATCAGCCAGATCGTGCCGGCCTTCGCGCGCAAGAAGCTGTTCGGCTACGCCTCCATGGTTTATGCCACGTCCTCGATCGCCATCCTATCGTTCATCGTGTGGGCCCACCACATGTTCACGACCGGCATGCCGGTGACAGGCCAGCTGTTTTTCATGTATGCCACGATGCTGATCTCCGTGCCCACGGCCGTGAAGATCTTCAACTGGGTCGCCACCATGTGGCGCGGCTCCATGACGTTTGAAACCCCCATGCTGTTTGCCGTGGGTTTCATTTTCGTGTTCACCATTGGTGGCTTCACCGGTCTCATCCTGGCCATGGCGCCCATTGATATCCAGCTGCAGGACACCTACTACGTGGTGGCGCACTTTCACTATGTGTTGGTGGCAGGCTCGCTGTTCTCCATGTTTGCCGGCGTGTACTACTGGTTGCCCAAGTGGACCGGTGTGATGTATTCCGAAACCCGCGGTCAGATCCACTTCTGGACATCGTTGATTTTCTTTAACGTCACCTTCTTCCCGATGCACTTCCTGGGCTTGGCGGGGATGCCACGCCGCTATGCAGACTACCCCATGCAATTCGCCGACTTCAATGCGGTGGCCTCGATAGGTGCTTTTGGTTTTGGTTTGGCGCAGGTGTATTTCTTCATCGCTGTCGTGCTCCCCGCCATGCGTGGCATTGGCCCCAAGGCGCCTCAAAAACCCTGGGATGGTGCGGAAGGCCTGGAATGGGAAGTCCCTTCGCCAGCACCTTTCCACACCTTTGAAAATCCACCCAAGCTGGATGCGACTGCAACCCGCGTGATTGGCTGA
- a CDS encoding cytochrome oxidase small assembly protein produces the protein MTPEQKKSNLRMALILASVAAVFFVGFMVKVAMLSH, from the coding sequence ATGACACCCGAACAGAAAAAGAGCAACCTGCGGATGGCATTGATCCTGGCATCCGTAGCCGCCGTTTTCTTCGTGGGCTTCATGGTCAAGGTTGCCATGTTGTCTCACTGA
- a CDS encoding cytochrome c oxidase assembly protein, which produces MSLHRENAKMVGKLVVIAAGMFAFGYVLIPIYKHICEMTGINILSLSERQVPGNGVAGKDVKVPSNTQIDKTRTITVEFDANARGPWQFKPAKRSVQVHPGELATVMYEFQNVQNRRMAAQAIPSYAPRQAAAHFNKLECFCFNQYTLDPGEKKEWPVAFVIDPRLSKDVTTITLSYTFFEVGGKTPPAPESTAAVALPVVGAQKAGS; this is translated from the coding sequence ATGAGCCTGCACCGCGAAAACGCCAAGATGGTCGGCAAGCTGGTCGTGATTGCGGCTGGCATGTTCGCCTTCGGCTATGTGTTGATCCCGATCTACAAACACATCTGTGAGATGACCGGCATCAACATTCTGTCGCTCTCCGAGCGGCAGGTGCCCGGGAATGGCGTCGCTGGCAAAGACGTGAAGGTGCCTTCCAACACGCAGATCGACAAGACCCGCACCATCACGGTGGAGTTCGATGCCAACGCGCGTGGCCCGTGGCAGTTCAAACCCGCCAAGCGTTCGGTTCAGGTGCACCCCGGCGAGCTCGCCACGGTGATGTATGAGTTTCAAAACGTGCAGAACCGTCGCATGGCTGCGCAGGCGATACCGAGTTACGCTCCGCGTCAGGCCGCTGCACATTTCAACAAGCTGGAGTGTTTTTGCTTTAACCAGTACACCCTGGACCCTGGCGAAAAGAAGGAATGGCCTGTGGCGTTTGTGATTGATCCGCGCCTGTCCAAGGATGTGACGACCATCACCTTGTCCTACACCTTCTTTGAAGTGGGCGGCAAAACACCCCCTGCGCCCGAATCAACCGCAGCGGTTGCCTTGCCGGTTGTCGGTGCACAAAAGGCGGGATCATGA
- a CDS encoding DUF2970 domain-containing protein, with amino-acid sequence MNKKPSESPVARKGSFLRTVRAVAWSLIGLRKGSEYQQDVEKLNPLHIIGVGLFAVFLLVLGLIGLVNWIV; translated from the coding sequence ATGAATAAGAAGCCCTCGGAATCGCCCGTTGCGCGCAAGGGATCTTTCCTGCGCACGGTGCGTGCCGTGGCGTGGTCGTTGATTGGGCTGCGAAAAGGCAGCGAGTACCAGCAGGATGTCGAGAAACTCAATCCGTTGCACATCATCGGCGTGGGGCTGTTCGCAGTCTTTTTGCTGGTGCTCGGTTTGATCGGGCTGGTCAATTGGATCGTGTGA
- a CDS encoding cytochrome c oxidase subunit 3 produces the protein MSASTHGTTPYYFVPAESRHPVMAAAGLFLVILGAAQWINGHEWGKYSLAVGMVWWLFVLYQWFGDAVRESEGGLYGHKIDLSYRWSMSWFIFSEVMFFGAFFTALWWARAHSVPALGSLDNALLWPDFKAVWPSLAVGATGSPAGIVEPFQTVGPFWLPTINTALLLTSGGTLTIAHHALRENKRGKTIAFMWTTVLLGILFLFVQGYEYFHLYTELNLKLSSGVFGSTFFMLTGFHGFHVFLGMLMLLVITLRLQKGHFTADKHFGFEGAAWYWHFVDVVWLGLYVLVYWM, from the coding sequence ATGAGTGCATCAACCCACGGCACAACCCCGTATTATTTTGTGCCCGCCGAGTCTCGCCATCCAGTCATGGCTGCGGCCGGGCTGTTCCTTGTGATTCTGGGCGCTGCCCAATGGATCAATGGCCACGAATGGGGTAAATATTCCCTGGCCGTGGGCATGGTCTGGTGGCTCTTCGTTTTGTACCAGTGGTTTGGTGATGCGGTGCGTGAAAGCGAAGGTGGGCTATACGGTCACAAGATCGACCTGTCGTACCGCTGGAGCATGAGCTGGTTCATCTTCTCCGAAGTGATGTTCTTCGGTGCGTTCTTCACCGCATTGTGGTGGGCTCGTGCCCATTCGGTGCCTGCCCTGGGCAGCCTGGACAATGCATTGCTCTGGCCTGATTTCAAGGCGGTATGGCCTAGTTTGGCGGTAGGTGCCACGGGTTCTCCTGCTGGCATCGTGGAACCGTTCCAGACCGTGGGACCGTTCTGGCTGCCCACCATCAACACGGCGCTGCTGCTGACCTCGGGGGGCACGCTCACCATTGCGCACCACGCCCTGCGTGAGAACAAACGTGGCAAGACCATTGCGTTCATGTGGACCACCGTGCTGCTCGGCATCCTGTTCTTGTTTGTTCAGGGTTATGAGTACTTTCACCTCTACACAGAGTTGAACCTCAAGCTCAGCTCGGGCGTGTTTGGGTCCACCTTCTTCATGCTGACCGGGTTCCACGGGTTCCACGTGTTTCTGGGCATGTTGATGCTGTTGGTGATCACCCTGCGCCTGCAAAAGGGCCACTTCACTGCCGACAAGCATTTCGGCTTCGAGGGTGCCGCCTGGTATTGGCACTTTGTGGACGTGGTGTGGCTGGGCTTGTACGTGCTCGTTTATTGGATGTAA
- a CDS encoding twin transmembrane helix small protein: MKYLVLVAFIGILASLASALFFMMRNGSSDTVEGREKHKSNPMVRALAVRVGLSIVLFVCILVAWKLGYIQPTGLPMAR; the protein is encoded by the coding sequence ATGAAATACCTCGTACTGGTCGCGTTCATCGGCATTTTGGCCAGCCTGGCTTCAGCCCTGTTCTTCATGATGCGCAATGGCAGCAGCGACACGGTGGAAGGCAGGGAAAAACATAAGAGCAACCCTATGGTCCGGGCACTGGCCGTTCGCGTCGGCCTGTCGATTGTGCTGTTTGTCTGCATTCTGGTGGCATGGAAGCTGGGTTATATACAACCGACGGGCCTACCAATGGCCCGCTGA
- a CDS encoding SURF1 family protein, producing MTTAQRSLDLRFWMIAAAAVAGMWVTASLGRWQLSRAAEKEALQSLLDARSHLAPLDGSALVSAGADAARAGDEAHQGLVHRAVVLEGRWLPAYTVFLDNRQMHGRPGFFVLTPLQLQGPKAGVVLVQRGWVPRNFEDRTQVPPVQTAEGLVVRVQGRVAAAPSRLFEFQGGDPTKGSSRIRQNLDLAAFRSETGLALAPLTVLQTGEASEGLQRDWLVVGSGVDKHYGYAFQWFGLCGLIAILYVWFQIVRRFIRPRSQSAP from the coding sequence GTGACAACCGCTCAACGTTCCCTGGACCTGCGCTTTTGGATGATTGCGGCGGCGGCCGTGGCGGGTATGTGGGTGACGGCATCGCTCGGCCGCTGGCAACTGTCGCGTGCGGCCGAAAAGGAGGCGCTACAAAGCCTGCTCGACGCGCGCAGCCACCTCGCACCCCTTGACGGCTCGGCGTTGGTCTCCGCCGGCGCTGATGCTGCGCGTGCTGGCGATGAAGCCCACCAGGGACTGGTTCACCGCGCCGTGGTTCTGGAAGGGCGCTGGTTGCCCGCCTACACCGTGTTTCTTGACAACCGCCAGATGCATGGGCGACCTGGTTTTTTTGTTCTCACGCCTTTGCAGCTGCAAGGGCCGAAGGCGGGAGTGGTGCTCGTGCAGCGAGGCTGGGTGCCACGCAATTTTGAAGACCGCACGCAGGTGCCCCCGGTGCAGACCGCTGAGGGTCTGGTGGTGCGTGTTCAAGGGCGAGTGGCCGCCGCGCCATCGCGCCTGTTTGAGTTTCAGGGGGGAGACCCGACGAAGGGGTCTTCCCGCATCCGGCAAAATCTCGACCTGGCTGCCTTTCGCTCCGAAACCGGCTTGGCTCTGGCCCCGCTCACGGTGTTGCAGACGGGGGAAGCGAGCGAGGGTTTGCAACGCGACTGGCTCGTAGTGGGCTCGGGCGTCGACAAACATTACGGTTACGCATTTCAATGGTTCGGGCTCTGCGGCCTGATTGCAATTCTCTATGTCTGGTTTCAAATCGTCCGACGGTTCATTCGCCCGCGCAGCCAGTCTGCCCCCTGA
- a CDS encoding SCO family protein yields MSGFKSSDGSFARAASLPPEADDEHPLGLTVHTLPSAGDAVVTAQRARHGRWKMLGVLCICAAPVIASYFTYYVVRPEGRRNYGELINPQRAIPDLTAHTLEGGPVSLASLKGQWLLVSVAGGDCDTTCQKHLYLQRQLRESLGKEKDRMDWVWLINDAATPPQVLAPALQKATVLRLDAAALGAWLAPAEGHQLAEHLYVVDPMGNWMMRFPAAMDSNGAAKAKRDLERLLRASASWDEAGRPASQ; encoded by the coding sequence ATGTCTGGTTTCAAATCGTCCGACGGTTCATTCGCCCGCGCAGCCAGTCTGCCCCCTGAGGCCGACGACGAGCATCCGCTGGGCCTGACCGTGCACACGCTGCCCTCGGCGGGTGACGCGGTGGTCACGGCGCAGCGCGCGCGCCATGGGCGCTGGAAAATGCTGGGTGTCCTGTGCATTTGTGCAGCGCCCGTGATCGCGTCCTATTTCACTTATTACGTGGTTCGGCCCGAAGGGCGGCGCAACTACGGCGAGCTGATCAATCCCCAGCGCGCCATCCCCGACCTCACTGCCCACACGTTGGAGGGTGGTCCCGTGTCGCTTGCATCGCTCAAGGGCCAATGGCTGTTGGTGAGTGTGGCGGGGGGCGACTGCGACACCACCTGCCAGAAGCATCTGTATCTGCAGCGGCAATTGCGCGAGAGCTTAGGCAAGGAAAAGGACCGGATGGACTGGGTCTGGCTCATCAACGATGCCGCTACCCCGCCACAAGTCTTGGCTCCGGCATTGCAGAAGGCGACTGTGCTGCGCTTGGATGCAGCGGCATTGGGCGCTTGGCTGGCGCCAGCCGAGGGCCATCAGCTGGCTGAGCATCTGTATGTGGTGGACCCCATGGGCAACTGGATGATGCGGTTTCCGGCTGCGATGGATTCCAATGGGGCTGCAAAGGCCAAGCGCGATCTGGAGCGCCTGCTGCGCGCCTCTGCGTCCTGGGATGAGGCCGGGCGGCCGGCGAGCCAATGA
- a CDS encoding COX15/CtaA family protein yields MTDTQPLYDLAPVAEVMLLGLVIALGPLAWVWVRNRRSSPMRRIQTLTVLTLFLTFDLVLFGAFTRLTDSGLGCPDWPGCYGSASPVGARSEISAAQEAMPTGPVTHGKAWVEMIHRYLATGVGVLIIVLTISSWVQQRRARRGMGDAPPISPWWPTITLLWVCLQGAFGALTVTMKLFPAIVTLHLIGGLVLLALLCVQAVRHTQWAQGRLPVAISAGLRWALIGTGVLVVLQVVLGGWVSTNYAVLACTTFPKCQGNWWPMMDFAQGFQVWRKLGMLQDGSHIGFAGLTAIHYVHRLMAYGVLAALGLVCWRFHRQGLLPAQTRWLAVLALLQLATGLSNVVLDWPLVAAVLHTGGAAALVVVLTWAVVSSRTVSTVPQEFSAPTGASRVSV; encoded by the coding sequence ATGACCGATACACAGCCACTTTACGATCTGGCGCCCGTGGCAGAGGTCATGCTGCTGGGCCTTGTGATCGCGTTGGGCCCGCTGGCCTGGGTGTGGGTGCGCAACCGCCGCAGCTCGCCCATGCGGCGCATTCAGACACTGACGGTGCTCACCCTGTTTTTGACGTTTGACCTGGTGCTGTTTGGTGCCTTCACGCGCCTGACGGACTCCGGGCTGGGGTGCCCCGACTGGCCGGGTTGCTATGGCAGCGCGAGCCCGGTGGGCGCTCGATCCGAGATATCTGCCGCGCAGGAGGCCATGCCCACAGGCCCGGTCACACATGGCAAGGCCTGGGTCGAAATGATCCATCGCTACCTTGCCACGGGCGTCGGCGTGCTCATCATCGTGTTGACCATTTCCTCATGGGTGCAACAGCGCCGGGCACGACGCGGGATGGGAGACGCGCCCCCCATCAGCCCGTGGTGGCCCACCATCACGCTGCTGTGGGTATGCCTGCAAGGTGCTTTTGGCGCGCTGACCGTGACGATGAAGCTGTTTCCCGCCATCGTCACCCTGCATCTGATCGGTGGGCTGGTCCTGCTCGCCTTGTTGTGCGTGCAGGCGGTGCGCCACACCCAATGGGCGCAAGGCCGCTTGCCTGTGGCCATCTCTGCAGGACTGCGTTGGGCGCTGATCGGCACGGGGGTGCTGGTGGTGCTGCAAGTGGTGCTGGGTGGTTGGGTCAGCACCAACTACGCCGTGCTGGCTTGCACCACCTTTCCCAAATGCCAGGGCAACTGGTGGCCCATGATGGACTTTGCCCAGGGCTTTCAGGTCTGGCGCAAGCTCGGTATGTTGCAAGACGGCAGCCACATTGGTTTTGCCGGGCTTACGGCCATTCATTACGTACATCGTTTGATGGCGTATGGGGTGCTGGCCGCCCTAGGCCTGGTCTGCTGGCGTTTTCACCGCCAGGGCCTGCTGCCTGCCCAGACCCGCTGGCTGGCGGTTTTGGCCTTGTTGCAGCTGGCCACGGGCTTGTCCAACGTGGTGCTGGACTGGCCCTTGGTGGCCGCTGTGTTGCACACGGGCGGTGCAGCCGCCCTGGTGGTGGTGTTGACCTGGGCCGTGGTGTCCAGCCGCACGGTGTCAACCGTGCCCCAAGAGTTTTCCGCGCCCACCGGCGCTTCGAGAGTGTCCGTATGA